In the genome of Amaranthus tricolor cultivar Red isolate AtriRed21 chromosome 15, ASM2621246v1, whole genome shotgun sequence, one region contains:
- the LOC130801095 gene encoding uncharacterized protein LOC130801095, whose product MAMKSYVANSIVFCSERLWDTLRSRFSIVNGPRIQRLKSSIARCEQTKTMSIATYFGKLTALWEELNNYEPLIQCSCCNTCTAGKEHKKRRDNTRLHQFLMGLYPDNFSQTRAHILSQDPLPTIDRAYQLLVQDERVRLTTPFPEDKPPQAVGFAVRTPPGRNRSDQRSSPAGASSDQRDKSILFCSHCRESGHVISGCFALNGYPEWWPPGSSKQQSGPSGNSGRSGRGRQPPTTARGRGGYVKAHAVAAATRVFSPDQWKILASFIGNTKVSDDRLTGEFDCNSWIIDTGASRHVTCNDSWLFDVHNVTFLVGLPNGKFVVATKEGSVYLSDNLTLKHDQLREPIGTSIRRDGLFYFEGVNPAQQILVNAVSSTLDFMAQKDGDKFPLSDNKASRIFEKVHCDLWGLYRHPSSCDARYFLTIVDDFSRAVWLYLVIDKTEVFNMFMSFVAMIDRQFSQTIKNGRVERKHKHILNVARALRFQANLPIYFWGESVLTAAHLINRTPTPLLQNKSPFEILFNKTPSYDTIRTFGCLFFAQNQKTNGDKFASRSRKCVFMGYPFGQKGWKLFDLDSKQFFVSRDVKLFEDVFPFLDPDATNITPEHIVPIHNHVDYDFSDCSIDCLPHSSPNISQPNTTNDTPYSSPNLSSPQRMPQYQTSKQAAFIPDPTITQPTYTIPPNQQPLHSQPTSSQPTYSPPNSSQSVSAQQNTQPSVSNQPIFRNQPFRT is encoded by the exons ATGGCGATGAAAAGCTATGTCGCCAAttcaatagttttttgtagtgaaAGGCTTTGGGATACCCTTAGATCTCGGTTTTCCATTGTTAATGGACCTCGGATTCAACGGCTTAAATCATCTATTGCTCGTTGTGAACAAACGAAAACCATGTCAATTGCCACGTATTTTGGGAAATTGACAGCCTTATGGGAGGAATTGAATAATTACGAACCTTTGATTCAATGTTCCTGTTGTAATACCTGTACAGCAGGGAAAGAACATAAGAAACGAAGAGACAATACCCGCCTTCATCAGTTTTTAATGGGTTTGTATCCCGATAATTTTTCACAAACTCGTGCCCATATATTGTCTCAAGATCCCCTTCCAACTATCGATCGTGCTTATCAATTGCTTGTTCAAGATGAACGGGTTCGATTGACCACACCATTCCCGGAGGACAAACCGCCTCAAGCTGTTGGCTTTGCTGTCCGTACGCCACCAGGTCGGAATAGGTCCGATCAGCGTTCTTCTCCAGCGGGTGCGTCCTCTGACCAACGAgataaatcaattttattttgctCTCACTGCCGGGAGTCCGGCCATGTCATCTCTGGGTGCTTCGCATTGAATGGCTACCCTGAATGGTGGCCGCCTGGTTCTTCAAAGCAGCAATCAGGACCGTCGGGAAACTCAGGACGCTCAGGGCGCGGTAGACAGCCTCCGACCACCGCCAGGGGTCGTGGTGGTTATGTTAAAGCTCACGCCGTGGCTGCAGCAACACGG GTTTTTTCACCAGATCAATGGAAAATCCTTGCTTCTTTTATTGGTAATACTAAAGTTTCTGATGATCGATTAACGGGTGAGTTTGATTGCAATTCTTGGATAATTGATACGGGGGCTTCTCGCCACGTTACTTGTAACGATTCATGGTTATTTGATGTTCATAATGTCACTTTTTTGGTGGGTCTTCCTAATGGAAAATTTGTTGTTGCAACAAAGGAGGGATCCGTTTATTTATCTGACAATCTAACCCTTAAACAT GACCAATTGAGGGAGCCGATTGGGACGAGCATTAGGAGGGATGGACTTTTCTACTTCGAGGGCGTTAATCCGGCGCAACAAATCTTGGTGAATGCGGTTTCCTCTACTTTGGATTTTATGGCACAAAAGGATGG GGATAAATTTCCTTTGAGTGACAATAAGGCCTCTAGAATATTCGAAAAAgttcattgtgatttgtggggtCTATATAGACACCCATCTTCTTGTGATGCACGATATTTTTTgactattgttgatgatttctcGAGAGCTGTTTGGCTTTATTTAGTGATTGATAAAACCGAAGtgtttaatatgtttatgtctTTTGTGGCCATGATTGATAGACAATTTTCTCAAAccattaaa AATGGCCGGGTTGAacgaaaacataaacatatcttAAATGTTGCACGGGCTCTAAGGTTTCAGGCAAACTTACCAATTTATTTTTGGGGAGAAAGTGTTTTAACCGCTGCTCATCTTATTAATCGAACACCTACGCCTTTACTCCAAAATAAATCTCcctttgaaattctttttaacAAAACACCCTCATATGATACTATTCGTACCTTTGGGTGTCTTTTTTTTGCCCAAAACCAAAAGACGAACGGGGATAAGTTCGCTAGTCGGAGTCGTAAGTGTGTTTTTATGGGTTATCCTTTTGGTCAAAAAGGGTGGAAATTATTTGATCTAGATTCTAAGCAATTCTTTGTCTCTCGAGATGTGAAACTGTTTGAGGATGTTTTTCCCTTTCTTGATCCGGATGCTACAAATATTACTCCCGAACATATTGTCCCAATCCATAATCATGTTGATTACGATTTTTCTGATTGTTCAATTGATTGTCTGCCACATTCTAGCCCAAACATATCTCAGCCTAACACCACAAATGACACTCCTTATTCCTCACCAAATTTGTCCAGCCCACAACGAATGCCCCAATACCAAACTTCTAAACAGGCTGCCTTCATCCCTGATCCAACAATCACGCAGCCCACTTACACCATCCCGCCTAACCAGCAGCCCTTACATTCACAGCCCACTTCGTCACAGCCCACCTATTCCCCGCCCAATTCTTCACAGTCCGTTTCAGCCCAGCAGAACACTCAGCCCTCTGTCTCTAATCAGCCCATTTTTCGAAACCAACCCTTCCGTACCTGA